Within the Musa acuminata AAA Group cultivar baxijiao chromosome BXJ2-9, Cavendish_Baxijiao_AAA, whole genome shotgun sequence genome, the region tcaattttgaattttttattcataattaAAATCTTGGTGACACACACGTGTTGTGTTTGAATCCTTTGAACGGCCATCCACGTGTTGGTCGATCCACACGCCTCCATATTGGGTATATCAGAGTACAAAAATAAACAGGAGAACACCACAAAATGTTGACCGATTCTTCATACAAGACACCTGGCTGAGTCCCAGTTTCGTCATTTACCTCGCTCCAGCATCAACGCATGAACAGTAATAGTAACAAATCAGGATGCAAACATACCACCACATTGTTCTAATATTGCTTCATAGGATCAAAACCGTAATAGTAACAAATCAGAATGCAAACATACCACCACATTGTTCTAATATTGCTTCATAGGATCAATGCATGAACCGTAATAGTAACAAATCAGGGATGCAAACACACCACAACAATGTTCTAATATTGCTTTATCGGATAGCATACGCAACGACACCATACAAAATAGACAGCTAACTCGCATCAACCTATATAAGAGTAGTATCATTGAACAAGTAAAAAGACCAGATGTTACACAATTATTTGAATATGTATCTTTGAAGTAACTTGGAAAGGGTTTGCTACCTGGTTTTATACAACCTGCTCATATAAATGAAGTCTCTGCAATCGCAGAGATATTTGTGAACTCAGAAGAGATACATGCCTCCAGATTATTTAGGGATCAACATTTGTCCAGCTGACTAGCAGCTTAATAAATTTATgagcaaaataaaaaattaaggcaAAAGATTCATTATGGAAAAgccaagaattaaaaaaaaaatctaagcagACAGCTTGTCTAATTGCGTTATAATCAGGGGATCAAACGTAGTAGCCAGTAAAAGTGAATCCTCTTCCAACAATCTCACCAACACAGGACCAGGCATACAACTCGAGCCCAAACAATGCTGCGATGCCAACATcctcaactttgatatcctttctGTTTCTCCATATGTGCTTCATGCCATCAAGCTCCTTCCAGAATGACTCATATCGAACAGGAATGCTGCACTTAAAAGATGTCAATATAGAATGAGGCACAATTCCTTGGATGCAAAACGTAAgttcaaaaacaaaatcaaattCATGCAACACATAAATCAGAATTTTAATGTTACCATACTTGAGGACTCACTTAAATGTGTTACATATAATAATTCATAAGCTCGCCATCATCAAAGTTAAGAGTTGTTGTACAATTTGAACAGTCTCTCTCGCTCACTCCAAGAATAATGCTTTGCCACCTACTGGGCATGCTACAAGACCAATACCAAAGCTAAACGATTGTTATAGAACAAACATGGAACAGCTGGCATTTTTATGGCCTAGATGTATATGGAGGTTCTAATATCCTAAATGAAACAAAACAGATAACTGGGAAGGTTAAAACATCTTAAAAACAGTGTATGGTGGTTTTAACATAAGATATTCACTATGACATCAACCATTGTCCTCACCAAGTAAAATCAACTTATATACGTATAACTGTAGAAGGAAATATTCAGCATGTCAGGTTTGCAACTTTAAGAAGGGTCTTTTTAGAGATCTCAGACGAGGTTTGTTcaccaactaatttaaaaacaaaacagAATGCTCAATGACCTTAAAGCATCAGATCATCGATGCTTAACACAAGTTGATCTAAACCAGAAATCTCATAGAAATATCATATGTGTCAGCTTTTTCTCAGTAATGTGCAGCCTAtagattttttaatatatgtagATCAAAAGAGAAACAGAATCCTCATAAATAAGTGATTCATTCAAATTGAACATAACTGTCTTAGCATTAAATGGCAGTTCTTTACATTACAGTACTTTTTTGTCATGTATTAAAtccaaatatgatgatgattGTGATCTATTAGCTCTAAGGCAATTCGGTTGTCTGTAATGAATTCCTTTTAGAACATTTCAAGTTTCTCGATTATAACATGTATTACAGACTTCATGCATCGCCATGAAGTCAATTTGGAAAAAAAAGTTCAAATGTTGGCTTATCACATCGCTCTAACTGCTGCTCAGCACAGCAGAGCGGCCAAAGGAAGCCAAAGCTCAATATGTGCCCATCACACAATGTGCATTGTGTGCCACGAATAAATAACCTCTCCCGTGGAATACCACGCCACCCCATGGCTTAAGGGGGAAGCGCTCGGCCTTGGGCATGTTAAATTGCAGAAATCATCCCAAAGGTTACATCAGCCAAGGTAACTGTATAGACTTCTatgcatggtatgcaatttcgaatagtaccgcccgtatcgggcggtacatatcggtccgacagcataccgatacgcggaccgcccgctgccAGACGAAACGTGCTATAGTATTATAGTAAGAGAAGGAAATATATAAAaccgccctggtgtaccgctcggtacacggtaccgtactataccgagccaacctcgaaacaccggtatggtacggtattgcataccttgcttctATGTATTCTTTAACAGCCACAACAAGATGTATTTCTCAAGAAATAGCAATAAAATAACTGGATACTACATTTGGCAAAAGGTCAGAGTAATTGACAGCTAATAGCAATTCAATTTTGTTTGTTTGCTACTTAAACTAACTAATATATTAATCCTCATTTTACTTTGGTTACTGATGAAGCTGACAATTAGTTATTAGTGTATCAAAAATAAGATATAGGATTATGTCAACACACTCTTTGAGGTGGGCCATTTTAATCAGAGTTATTACGGTTAGCAACCTTTAACAACACTATATTGTTTGGCAAGCAAACAACTGATCACCAAGTTAAACATCCTTAACCCTGAACCACAAACAGTAGAACATTTCCACATATCAACCAAACGTCAAGCAACATGTTTTGGGAAGAAGGAAACTCCATACGATACCCCATCAAGAAAATAGATAACCTAACATAAAATGTTCGTGTTATTGGGTTCACAAAGATTTTACAAGTTATCAGAAAATCAAATAAAAAGCTTCTGAATTTAAAATCGGGGTGTCAGAGAAGAATCAAACAAATGAACTACTTCCACTACGTCCAGAAACAGATCCTACATGCATTCTATGCTCAGAAAGACAGAATACATAGTGTTGTCGGGCAAAGACAATCTATGGCATACTACTCATTCTATCCTTTATACTCCCTGATTGTGGTTTCTGATTCTTTATGCTTGTTGTAGATTTAATGAAATAATCCAACCAATATGTTCTTAAACATGACTTAATTTTCATTAGACCAGCAAATGTACGCTGTTAAAATAAGTTAAAATAACATAGACATCTTGTTCAATAATGTTTACCTACAAGATTAAACCAATCACAACAAGAATAGAAGACATTCCCGAACCAATCATCTAAATTCCTTAAGATAGCAGCTAAACAAACGCCATAGCGTGAATAGAAAGCCAAACCTAGCAAGACGTGTGTAAAAGAGCTGCTTTGACAGCTCCTGGCACTTCTCGATGGTCGGCGGTTGAACGACATGCCGCTTGTTCTCCTCCATAAGCTCCTTGTAATAAGTGCATCCGTGCTTAGACACGAACTCCGAGGCTTGCACGGCCTTAGATCGCAGTTGCTGCAGTCTAGATGCCATCTACCAACCAAAAAGTGCCCACACCATGAAGAGAGACACTCATTTCAGCAGCCATCCATTTCAACGTCATATAAATCATCACGCAATGCATAGAAAAACCTAACGATCCAGAATCGCATCAATGTGGGCCATACAAGATTAACGGAAGAACCCGATCGAGATCGAAGAACCCTAATATCAAATGAAAAATGGAAGAGAGAACGGCAAAATgccaagaaaaagaaaaccctAAATCGCCGGAGAcgattatgaaaaaaaatatgggCTCCAGTTAGAGATCGATAAGAATTCAATCAACGAATCAAGCATAAAAAAAGAGATTACCCCTCTACCAGCAGGGGGGAGGTAGAGATCAGGGAACGGAGAGGCGACAAGAGGAGCAGAGCTCGCGAGAGGCACAGCAACTGTTGGTgttcattatttatagcatcagtTCCGAAGAGGGTATTTAGGTAATTTACGCTTGCTAGGGTTCCATGTAAGAGTTTGGTAATTTCACAGTGAAGCAGACAGCGTAGTGAATTTTTTCCGGGAATAAATGATTCGTCTACCCGTTGCGGGACCCATGCGGGACCTACTTAATGACAACAGTGCGTTTTGTGGTTACTTAGGCAGGTCCGATGGAGAGCGCGCGAAAAAATGTACAGGTAGCCAACTGCATGACAATTGAAGGATCGACCGATATGAGATATAAAGGATTACATGCTGCCGAAACGGATACAATTCAATTTGCCATCCGATCATACTATCTCGATCTGGACCCGATTGACATAACTAGTGGATTGGGTTGGGTCAAATCGAAAGTTGGATCAGATGTGATTTACATTGTAATTTAGCAAAgaatcaaatcataacatgaaaaatataaatattcttGATATAAGCTGCCGACTGGTCAGACCCGTTTGACCAAAAACCCGACCCGTTAATCGACAGAATGGAATTAAGATTCGCAACTCCCTGCGTCTGCAAAATAATCTGTATAAGACAGCCTCAGTTGGGTCCACAACATGAACATCGAATACATGTTCGTAATATCTAATTTTAGAAGAAGCATATGAATATAAACTATGAACAAGTACTCAATTTACTAAATAGTTCATAATATTCATAACATATTGTTCCAGTAACATTTATTGAGTGGAGACAATCTTTTTCACATAACCCCCGGTGAAAAATTATCTATGATGCCTCTGAAACAAAAAGACTGACAGAATCCAGCGCACAGCAGCTTTTATTTAGCACATAGAACAGACACCAGAAAGTAATCTGTGGACAGATTTGACTTCTCTCTACTTGGTCCACCGAAGAAGGAAAACGAAAGATGAGTTAGAGATATGTTTTCAGGAATAATAAGAAGAATAAAAGCTAGAAAAATACACAAAAAGGCCGATCATCGTGTGATTAATATTATAGATCAGTGCCCTGATGATAATTTTGTGTCAATTCAAAAGGTTTCATAGATACAACTATGTTGGCTGTTCtttttttgtccaaagagagaaagtaCATTAAGATTAGAAGCTAAAAGAGAGAAAAAGTATGGTGGCTATTTTCACAACGCTAAGCTAACAGAACTGGTTTTCCAGGATGGAAAACATGGAGAATCCAATCAAACAGGACGTGAGAAAAAGAGATGGGACTTGAGTATCAACTGGCATATACATCAGCCAAGTGTAGTGTCAGGCAACGTGGAATCTGATGCTGCTTTTCTAACTTTAAATATATGGCAAGACACTGAAAAATTGATATCTAACAAATAAACACAGTGCTACTCCTCGTAAAAGAGAGTTACCCTAGTTTGATCCAAAATAAAGAGAGGCATCCTATTTACGCTCGAACTAATTATTCTTTCAGCCTCAAAGATATGTTTTCTTTGCTTTTATGGGACTTGAACCCTCTGTCTTTCCAGTCCACATATTCTTTACCTGTTGTGATATGGTTGTCCCTGTTTCTGTAATACCTTGCAATATCTTGCTTATAATCTTGCTTTTGAGGAACCCTATCCCTTAAGAATATTTCCCTGTATAACAGAGAAAAAATTTTCAGAACATACAATCAAGTTTCATGTAGAAAATAGAAAGGGGAAAAAAACAATTACATCGATTTCTCAGGAAAATTGTCTTCATCTTCGTCATCATCATCAGCTTCTTCACCAATAAATCTTCACGAGAATACATTTACATTCCTTGTGCTCCTGGCATTCCCTGGCTTTGTAACAGCTAATGACATCATATCAATTCAATGGATCAAAATTCTAATGTCAAACCAGTAGGTAATCGTAAATCTACCTCCATGGATATTAAGATCTTATCCATTTCAGCCTCTTTAGATAACTCGGAATAAAAGGTCTCCAGGAATCCTATCCAGCAAATTTGACAGCATAAATTGATCAGCTTTTCATTCCAAGCAAAGTCATAACCCAACTTTAAACAACTGTCTGCTAACAACATAGCATGATATCTTTTCGAATTAGATGATACGGTATTGTAATTCCCAATTGCCAATAACTTGTTTGACAAATTTCAGCACATAAATTTTCCGTTTCTTGCATGCCAAGGCATGTGGTGCAAAATGCGGCCTGCCAATAGAATAATAGCACAGTGCAGAGTGCCATGCAAAAATCAATAGGGTATTTCCTTGCATGCCTATGAATGTGGTGCAAGATGTGCCCTGCTGACACTGGGTATAATACCATGCTACATCCCTTAACACAAGTAAAGTGTCAGCATCCGACCAACACAAGCACAAGGAAGAGGCCATGTGCCATGTTGCACataatttgctggaggtttgcgatGTGCAGTAATAAGAGGAAAAAAGATGTTTCAAGAGACTAAATCAGAAGTAAAAAAGGTCAACAATGCTGTAGAACAAAATAAGAGTAACATCGTCGAAAGTCCAATGCACAAGTATCTGGAATAAACGAAACCTTTAGATGTCAATGTTGACTATGCTGAAGGACCAGACTAGGCTTGACAAGAGTGGTGGCTTATGTGTGGATACCATTGAGCTGATAGAAGTTTGCAAAGAATCCATCAAGTGTTTCATATGTTTCTCATGCATCCAGACAGGTACCACATTATAACACCAAACATCTATAATCTTACAGTAATTATTCAAGGGCCCTTTCTTGATTCAATTTTCTACTATCTGTCATGCAACAAAACATCAATTTGAAGGGCTTCCAGTCTTCTAAAACAATGAAGAGTTGATAAGGTACACAAATTAATAGAAAGGAAAGCAAAATACATGTTGTATATAGCAACAGCTGTAACAAAGGTACAGAATTTGCCTCGCAATCTACTTGTCCATTACAGTATGTTATTTTGTCTTTTATAATTAAACAGCTTGGTTATTACATGTAACAAATTTTTAGGAGCGTAAATGCTTCGATTAAAAGAAACACAGATAGCAAAGTATAGATTCTTGAAGAAACGAGCTTCAGCTATTCTGCAAACTATAACTACTTTGAAGTACGGGATTGCAATAATTGAAGTCTTGCACTAAAAACATATTCGACAACATCAGTACATATCCTGAAAAGAAAATATGCTGAATATCAACAAATTAAGAATGAATGTCATAGACAGTTTTAGTACCACTCCATCAGCTTCCATGAATTCAGGTTGAGTTTCTGGAACAGCTGTTTCTGTGGTATCAACAATTCAGTGTACTTTGCCCAGTATAAGCAACCTCTACAGCCATTTTGCTGTGTCAATTACTTCTGTTTCATATACATTTCTATGTCCTTTAGATGGAACCATCTTGAGCCAGAAATACATGGCATTGGCCATTGACCTCAATCCAGCTACACCCTGGCTCCTTTTTAATGCCACGACTAACCATAAATTTCCTCATCCTAGTGGCATCTTCCCACCTCCCTGCGGCTGCATATAAGTTGGACATCATGATATAACTAGAGTCCATACTTGGGTCCAACTCAAACAGTTTGTTAGCTGCTCTTTCTGCAAATTCCACATTCTCATGTATTCTGCACGTTCCAAGAACTGTTTGCCATATTGAAGCATCTGATGATAATCCCATCTCATTGATAAATTGCACAACTTCATCATGTTTACCTGCTTTGCCAAGGATGTCAATTATGCAATGATGGTGCTCAATTGTAGGGGTGATCCCATAAATACGATACATAGAATTAAAGTATTTCATGCCTTCATTAAGTAAACCTGCATGGCTACAAGCCGAAAGGACACCGACAAAAGTCACTTCATCAGGTCTCTTTCCCTCCTCTATCATCTGTTGAAAGGATTCAAGAGCTTTCCCCACATACCCATGTTGAGAATACCCACAAATTAAAATGTTCCATGAAACTTCATCATGAAAAGTTGACTCATTAAACGCTGCTTCAGCATCCATCATACACCCACATTTTGCATACATATTGATGAGGTTACTCGAAACATATGATCCAGTCAGTCCAGATTTTATGGCATGTGAGTGAAACTGGCGACCGCTGTCTAATGCTGCTATGTATGAGCAAGCTCCCAAGCAACAAGAAATTGTGAACTCATTCGGATTCAGGCCCTGCTGCTGCATCTGTCTAAAGCAATTTATGGCCTTCTCACCTTGATATGTATTTGTGTACCCTGTGATGATGACAGTCCAAGAAAAGACATCTCTTTCAGTCAGTCTATCAAAGACCAGACATGCATTTTCTAGGTCACCACTACTTGCATACATATCAACGAGACACCTTCCAAGAAAAGAATCTCGAGATAGGTTACTCTTAAAAATATGAGCATGAACTTGAGCACCATATCTGGCATCCTTCAGGCTAGTACAGGATCTTAAGATGCTGATATATGTGTAAGTGTTAGGCATGATATTTTGAGTAAGCATGCCAATGAAAATTCTCAACCCTTTGTCACAGGAACTGCCACTATGAAATCCAGAGAGAAGGCTGTTCCAAGATATAGTGTCATGTTCCATCATAGTGTCAAACACCATGCACCCATCTTCAACAACCCCATTCTTCATGTACATGTTTAATATAGCATTCCCAACTTCTTTTCTCATGTCAAATCCATTTTTCAGAATATAAGCATGAAGACTACCACAGAGTGCCTGATCATCCAACTGAGAAGCAGCACCTGCTACACTTGCAAGAGTGAAATAATTTGGTCTAACGCCCATCCTTTTCATAGATCGGAAGAGTTCGACTGCTTCAAGACCCATCCCTTGCTGATCAAAGCCTGAAATCATTGCACTCCAGACAACAACATCAGGATCAACAATCCTAACAAAGATCTTATGAGCTTCCTCGACAAGGCCGCACTTGGAGTACATATCCACTAGACTACTACTCAAGAATCCATCTTGTTCCAACCCAATCTTGATTACCAAACAATGAAGTGACCGTCCTTGTCTCACTTCGCCCAAGCCCGCACAGCGCTTGATAACTGTAGGCAATATAAACTCGCTGACCATGGTTCCTGACTCCATAAACCCCCGAAAAAGCTCCAGAACCTTCATGTCTTCACCCAACCAAGCATATCCTCCCAGCAGTGCATTCCAAGAAGTAACATTCTTTTCCGGTAAACCAAAGAACACTTTCTCAGCAAGCTCCATTCCTGCGCACTTCACATAAAAATCAATAAGGGAAGACCCTACAATCGGATCAGATAAAAGGTGCATTTTTACCGCTTCCCCATGCAACTGTTGTCCAAAACCCAAGTCCTCGCAAACCGAACAAGCTTTCAAGCCGGAAGCAAGAGCAAAAGCATTAGGCCAAACACCATCCGTCATCATCTCGCAGAACATTCTCATGCCCTCTTCACCGTCATTCGCACACGCGTGCGCTGCCATGAGGCACGTCCACGCGACAACATCCCGGTGCGGCATTAGCTCGAACAGCAAGCGAGCACCTTTCAAGCTACCACATTTACAATACATATTCAGCAAGCAGTTCCAGAGATGGGCATCGGGCTCGATTCCGGCTCTCAGCAACCGGCCGTGGACGGCCTTCCCGCGGGGAAGGGATCCTCTCGAGCTGCAGCCATGGAGCATCCGGGAATAGCTTCCGAGGGAACAGTCGTGATGAAGATGGGCGCCGCTGGTGTCAataggagaaggagaagggattGGAGAGGACGGAATGGGTTCAAAGGGAGTAAGGTGTCGGGATTTATCGGGTTTGGGATTCGCAGGGACGGAGATGGAACGCGGCAGCGATGGCGATGGGAGAGGCGTGGCGCGGAGTAGTAGAGATGAGCATTGCCAATCCATGGTGGCGTTCGCATCCGAACGATGAAGGGGGAGTAGTTTTTCCGGACGGCATTGTTTTAAGGACAGAGGAATCGCCACGTTGGACCGCCATCAGCCGTCAAACACAATCACGTCGCATGATCTATGATGATGAGAGAAATGTATGGACCTCCGAACTCTTTTAACATCCAACATGCTTGGGATAATACTTAGATGGATGACCAAAATCTATCCCATCATGATCTCCCTTGCCTGGCAACACAAGCTGAGGAAGCAATTCCAAGTATTAATTTGTTATCTACAGTTTTGTATTCATGTAATCTAAGTTATATAGCACAGGTCAGAATAATCATAAATGACTGTGTTCAGCCTGATTGATGTAAGTCAGACTGGTTGACTCATGTTGACATAAGTCAGACTATTCTGGTCGCTGCTAGTTTCAATCAAGGATGACATAATACATGTGCTCCCTTCAATGCTTACTTAAATAATGGTTTGCTCAGTGCCAGTAACTTTTTTATGTGCTGGAAGTGGCATCTTAGACGTATAATTATGGCTTCCCAAGCTGTCATCTTTCGGCTCACATCAACAGGCAGAAAAGTAACAAGACTCGGTTGATTCCTTGTGCAGAGGTTTGCACTGAGCAGATGCATTAGAATATTTTAATCTCTTGACATAGAGATGCATTAGAAAAACATGGTTTATATATGTTGTCCAAatgttttgatgattttaatgtgTTATATGCCAGTGCAGGAGACCCTAATATTCTGTAATTGAAGGCCTTCATCTTCCCTGTTCTCCTGCACAGAAACTCCTAACAGTCCCCCCGTTTTCCTGCACACTACCTTGAACAGCCGCCGTTTACGCAGAAATGCACGCTTGCTGTTCTTCAACAAGCAAGCCTCAGAAAAGATTATGTAGAAATGCTACAAACCATCTTCTTTGATCAGCACAAAACACAAAATGTTTCTAATTCTGTTTAACTATTATCGAGTATCGATACATAGCAGGTTAAATGGTGAGAAATATAAGGCCTAAACATAGAGAGGTCACGCGAACAAGGTCTTTGGCCATGTTCGCATTTGAGTCGCATCTAGTGAGGAACACGAAGAGGCAGGGGAAGAGTTTCTGTGGGGGAAGCTGGAACCATCTTGGGCTTGCAGTCGACGGAGAACATCTGGCTGGGGCTGTTCCGATCGGCATCGATCGACCTGTCGACGAGCTGGAGGAGGACTTTCTCGAGCTCCTCGCCAGTGCTCCATTCGTGAACCTCTGCTCTGAGAGGCTGAGGGCTGTTGCATATGAGACTCCACAAGGGGTAGTGTTTCCTTGGCATCACATAGTCTTCTTCGCTGAGCCCGAGGGATGGGCAGTAATCACCCTGGCCATCTCCCAGAtagataaatctcttctttcctTCGACAAAAGCAGATGCTCGGATCCGATCGATGATCTTACCCTACACTCGATAAGATCATCATTATAAAGGTTAGAACATAATTGTTGTACTGCGACGGTAGTAAATTCCGCATGACACAATCATGTTTAACCATTACTACCTTGCACATGTTGGGGGGGCAGATGCTGCAGCCATGAGAACGGGTGGTGAAGTCATGGCAGGGGAAGATCCTCAGCCTCCCCTCTTCATCCACAATACTAGGGTTCGTATTGATCTCCTTGAAGCACTCCAGCAACCCATGATGCTTCAGAATCGTGTCTATAAAGAACTGGTTTGCGTCGCTCACCACCCTCAGATCACACCTGGTAGCAGACAAAAAGAACGGATCAGAGAAGGATTCCCatcgaaagagagaaagagagaacagCATACCCAAGAGCGTAAGCGGTCTTGATGGCTTCGACGACATGAGGGTCCAGAGGAGCTGTTCTCAGGCAGGCTGCAATGTCTTCGATGGACCTCCCTCCTGCTTGCAGCTCGCTCATCATCCGATCCTGAGAGTAGCAGACCCAGCGTCAGTCGTAAAGATCTCAACCTACACCTACTCACAGATGAAGGAGGGCATCACAAACCATGAGGGAATTCCACGGCATCGTCGGAATAAGCCGCTCAAAAACGTCGGCGACACCCAGCCGATCGACCACCCAGTTATCGCTGTCGCAGTCGATGATGGTCTTGTCGAAGTCGAACACCACCACAATGCCCGCCATGGCCGCAGCTAAAGTAGATCAGGAGAAGCCAAGGCCTTGAGGATCCAAAGGGTCCGGAGGGAGGGTATATATGGTGAGGAGGAAGATGCCGATGGAATATTACTCGGCATCAATAGGTCGCGAGACCATGCGGACGCCGAATCGATTCTAAGTCCCAAGACATCAGGCGCCGTGGGAAGAGATCTTACGTCCCTTATTGGCTGCTGTTCCAGCGAGGATAGGGGAAGGCATAAAGAATAGCATATTCCAAAGCGTCACCGACCTGTTGCGGTGTTTGTGCGCACGCGTCGTATTACTATGCGGAATATGGGGAATAGTCTATTCCATAATGCAACCCCAATTGCTCTTCTCGACCTGCCTTTGTTGAAGGACCAAGTTATCGAAGCCACCGATTTAGATTTCAGAGGGCATGACTCAGTGCCAATCCACTCacgaaaagagaagaagaaacgcTCACGGAAATCTCGTCAGCGTTGCTTGGTGGATTGGGAGGTGGAAATCGAAGACGATGACGCGCCTCCGAAAGGAAGGCATCATGTGGTGAGGTTGGCATCCGATTGTGGACGCAGAGCACTAAACTAGTGGCTCGTGCATGTATTCTTTTATTGGAATGTAGTGGCACGATGAGGACTATATTATGGGAAACAGGAAGGAACCATGGAGTCCCATTCATGTCGACGTGGCAATCACATAGCTTTTCATAATGGTACACGAATATGTTTATGTAAGTGCTGATTCACAACCGTGTAAAACGTACACTTATGAATGGAATGCTGATTTAAAGCGATATACATAGTAAAAttaggactaattatat harbors:
- the LOC135622599 gene encoding thiamine phosphate phosphatase-like protein, whose amino-acid sequence is MAGIVVVFDFDKTIIDCDSDNWVVDRLGVADVFERLIPTMPWNSLMDRMMSELQAGGRSIEDIAACLRTAPLDPHVVEAIKTAYALGCDLRVVSDANQFFIDTILKHHGLLECFKEINTNPSIVDEEGRLRIFPCHDFTTRSHGCSICPPNMCKGKIIDRIRASAFVEGKKRFIYLGDGQGDYCPSLGLSEEDYVMPRKHYPLWSLICNSPQPLRAEVHEWSTGEELEKVLLQLVDRSIDADRNSPSQMFSVDCKPKMVPASPTETLPLPLRVPH
- the LOC135622593 gene encoding putative pentatricopeptide repeat-containing protein At3g01580: MDWQCSSLLLRATPLPSPSLPRSISVPANPKPDKSRHLTPFEPIPSSPIPSPSPIDTSGAHLHHDCSLGSYSRMLHGCSSRGSLPRGKAVHGRLLRAGIEPDAHLWNCLLNMYCKCGSLKGARLLFELMPHRDVVAWTCLMAAHACANDGEEGMRMFCEMMTDGVWPNAFALASGLKACSVCEDLGFGQQLHGEAVKMHLLSDPIVGSSLIDFYVKCAGMELAEKVFFGLPEKNVTSWNALLGGYAWLGEDMKVLELFRGFMESGTMVSEFILPTVIKRCAGLGEVRQGRSLHCLVIKIGLEQDGFLSSSLVDMYSKCGLVEEAHKIFVRIVDPDVVVWSAMISGFDQQGMGLEAVELFRSMKRMGVRPNYFTLASVAGAASQLDDQALCGSLHAYILKNGFDMRKEVGNAILNMYMKNGVVEDGCMVFDTMMEHDTISWNSLLSGFHSGSSCDKGLRIFIGMLTQNIMPNTYTYISILRSCTSLKDARYGAQVHAHIFKSNLSRDSFLGRCLVDMYASSGDLENACLVFDRLTERDVFSWTVIITGYTNTYQGEKAINCFRQMQQQGLNPNEFTISCCLGACSYIAALDSGRQFHSHAIKSGLTGSYVSSNLINMYAKCGCMMDAEAAFNESTFHDEVSWNILICGYSQHGYVGKALESFQQMIEEGKRPDEVTFVGVLSACSHAGLLNEGMKYFNSMYRIYGITPTIEHHHCIIDILGKAGKHDEVVQFINEMGLSSDASIWQTVLGTCRIHENVEFAERAANKLFELDPSMDSSYIMMSNLYAAAGRWEDATRMRKFMVSRGIKKEPGCSWIEVNGQCHVFLAQDGSI
- the LOC135622592 gene encoding uncharacterized protein LOC135622592, whose protein sequence is MASRLQQLRSKAVQASEFVSKHGCTYYKELMEENKRHVVQPPTIEKCQELSKQLFYTRLASIPVRYESFWKELDGMKHIWRNRKDIKVEDVGIAALFGLELYAWSCVGEIVGRGFTFTGYYV